Proteins co-encoded in one Phycisphaerae bacterium genomic window:
- a CDS encoding Gfo/Idh/MocA family oxidoreductase: MTKPLRVAVVGCGHMGRHHARVYSQMKDCELVAVVDKDLDRARKIASEHGGKPYARAADVPEELDAVTVAVPTVFHAEIAIPLMERGAAVLVEKPLAPDTRSAAQLLAATRRTGRLLQVGHSERFNPVVQAMLRMGVTPRFIETQRVSPFTFRSADVGVVFDMMIHDIDIVLHLVQRREYTIDAVGVSVLGAAEDVANARVRFGDHAAVNLTASRLALKTERRIRIFAPTGYLSMDYHKKSGIAIKLDDNLDLIRMARERNFDDLSQMASLDFGSMVKIEPLVVDDVEPLRAELDSFVGAVRTGGNAAVSAEDGYAAVEMAERITAEVRKNDWGGVAK; encoded by the coding sequence ATGACCAAACCTCTTCGTGTTGCCGTTGTCGGATGCGGACACATGGGCCGCCACCACGCCCGAGTCTATTCGCAGATGAAGGACTGCGAGCTCGTCGCCGTTGTCGACAAGGACCTCGACCGCGCCCGCAAGATCGCCTCCGAACACGGCGGCAAACCCTACGCCCGCGCGGCCGACGTGCCCGAGGAACTCGACGCCGTCACCGTTGCCGTGCCTACCGTCTTCCACGCCGAGATCGCCATTCCCCTGATGGAACGGGGCGCGGCCGTGCTCGTGGAGAAGCCGCTTGCACCCGACACACGCAGCGCCGCTCAGTTGCTCGCGGCGACGCGCCGCACGGGGCGATTGCTCCAGGTCGGGCACTCCGAACGTTTCAATCCCGTGGTGCAGGCCATGCTGCGGATGGGCGTAACGCCGCGGTTCATCGAGACGCAGCGGGTCAGCCCGTTCACCTTCCGCAGCGCCGACGTGGGCGTCGTGTTCGACATGATGATCCATGACATCGACATCGTGCTGCACCTCGTGCAGCGGCGGGAGTACACCATCGACGCGGTGGGCGTGAGCGTGCTGGGCGCGGCCGAGGACGTGGCCAACGCCCGCGTCCGCTTCGGCGACCACGCCGCGGTGAACCTGACCGCCTCGCGCCTGGCGCTGAAGACTGAGCGGCGCATTCGCATCTTCGCCCCGACGGGCTACCTCTCGATGGACTATCACAAGAAGAGCGGCATCGCCATCAAGCTCGACGACAACCTCGACCTCATCCGCATGGCCCGCGAGCGGAACTTCGACGACCTCTCGCAGATGGCCTCGCTGGACTTCGGCTCAATGGTGAAGATCGAGCCGCTGGTGGTGGACGACGTGGAGCCGCTGCGGGCGGAATTGGATTCGTTCGTCGGCGCGGTTCGCACCGGCGGCAACGCGGCCGTCTCCGCCGAGGACGGCTACGCTGCGGTGGAGATGGCTGAACGCATCACGGCGGAGGTGAGGAAGAATGATTGGGGGGGCGTCGCAAAATAG